A genomic stretch from Seriola aureovittata isolate HTS-2021-v1 ecotype China chromosome 13, ASM2101889v1, whole genome shotgun sequence includes:
- the mrps26 gene encoding 28S ribosomal protein S26, mitochondrial, which produces MFQVIGGRSVQATRLLAPRSAVLVEAVRGRKSRNDPVARSKEGRIKVPPPVDPVEMVVLKERFTEYQLLMRALRLEFKEEVLRKKYEEETGSQAEERARQEAEEHCALMAWNDQENLRLLKIRMMRIQKEEEEAERKKIEAAIKREQKHQEFLKEKEREILQLQEEAKNFITLENLDQRIEEALDNPKNYNFAIDKQGRVVKQTVLQ; this is translated from the exons ATGTTCCAGGTTATCGGCGGCAGGAGTGTCCAGGCGACCCGGCTCCTCGCGCCCAGGAGCGCCGTGCTCGTGGAGGCCGTCCGCGGCCGAAAGTCCCGCAACGACCCGGTGGCCAGGTCCAAAGAGGGGCGTATCAAGGTGCCTCCACCCGTCGACCCGGTGGAGATGGTGGTGCTCAAGGAGAGATTCACGGAGTACCAGCTGCTCATGAGGGCGCTCCG TCTGGAGTTTAAGGAGGAGGTGCTGCGAAAGAAGTATGAGGAGGAGACGGGCTCTCAGGCGGAGGAGAGGGCGAGGCAGGAGGCCGAAGAGCATTGCGCCCTCATGGCCTGGAACGACCAGGAGAACCTCCGCTTGCTCAAAATCAG AATGATGAGGATccagaaagaagaggaggaagctgagCGCAAGAAAATAGAGGCGGCCATTAAGCGTGAACAAAAACACCAAGAATTcctcaaagaaaaagagagggagattttGCAGTTGCAG GAGGAAGCAAAGAACTTCATCACCTTGGAGAACTTGGATCAGCGTATCGAGGAAGCTCTGGACAATCCAAAGAATTACAACTTTGCCATCGACAAACAAGGCAGAGTTGTTAAACAGACAGTGCTGCAGTGA